From Spartinivicinus ruber, the proteins below share one genomic window:
- a CDS encoding alcohol dehydrogenase catalytic domain-containing protein yields MMKALVYQSGKTIITQLPVPTITGDDEVLLQVLQAGLCRTDLLVAEGAIPGCEGSAFGHEFCGKVIATGNKVTNFFPGQRAAVNPVLACGKCSVCQSGNDYLCGSSGLLGINAPGAFAEYIKVSATQCYQVSDNIPDKLVAYAEPVAAMLSILNCGIQSQQQVGVIGSDRIAMLCQFILSTAGLDVVTANKEYPVDVLIITSFINEQLPINLVKPGGLIIIKSRSPFLSKVCYAEIVQRRLTLLGVNYAPFIKVLKFIESHHQMLMSFLGPSFSLDRFAEAFKADSAKKVFLMPCAG; encoded by the coding sequence ATGATGAAAGCGTTGGTATATCAGTCAGGTAAGACTATTATTACTCAGCTACCTGTGCCCACAATAACAGGTGACGATGAAGTATTGCTACAAGTCTTGCAAGCGGGGTTATGTCGAACTGACCTATTAGTGGCTGAGGGTGCTATTCCTGGTTGTGAGGGAAGTGCTTTTGGCCATGAGTTTTGTGGTAAAGTGATCGCAACAGGAAATAAGGTAACTAATTTTTTTCCTGGGCAACGGGCGGCTGTTAACCCAGTATTAGCTTGCGGTAAGTGTAGTGTTTGCCAGTCTGGTAATGACTATTTATGCGGTAGCAGTGGCTTACTGGGAATTAACGCACCTGGCGCATTTGCTGAATATATTAAGGTATCAGCAACTCAATGCTATCAGGTGTCAGATAATATACCTGATAAGCTTGTTGCTTATGCTGAACCGGTTGCGGCAATGTTATCTATTTTAAACTGTGGTATTCAATCACAGCAACAAGTTGGTGTAATTGGTTCAGACCGTATTGCAATGTTATGTCAGTTTATTTTATCAACAGCAGGCTTGGATGTTGTCACTGCAAACAAAGAATATCCGGTAGATGTACTGATAATTACCTCATTTATCAATGAGCAGTTACCCATAAACCTGGTAAAGCCAGGTGGTTTAATAATTATTAAGAGCCGTTCACCTTTTTTATCTAAAGTGTGTTATGCCGAAATTGTGCAACGACGATTGACCTTGTTAGGCGTAAACTATGCACCATTTATTAAAGTGCTAAAGTTTATTGAAAGTCACCACCAGATGCTTATGTCCTTTCTTGGCCCTAGCTTTTCACTGGATCGATTTGCTGAGGCATTTAAGGCTGACTCAGCAAAAAAAGTCTTTTTAATGCCATGTGCGGGTTAG
- the asnB gene encoding asparagine synthase (glutamine-hydrolyzing): MCGLVVIQDSYHRINRKLIPAIHCAMHHRGPDGCAHYYQPDLLMCHNRLAIEGAKEDLQPLYSADGQYIAVVNGELYPYQALRQSLQQKGYQFQTQCDSELVIALYQCYGLDFVHHLRGEFALVLWDKKQALIIAVRDRFGIKPLLYGQAEYGEKNSSNKHVRWYLGSEAKALFAAGFVRKWSQQGLAESFSHQYLLPGSSLFSGLKQLPPGHMLLIKQGNAQLYQYWIMDFSQKSKPEQTLERIIQAINIRIPSQKRCAFSLSGGLDSSAIVALAARELTYEPDCYSVAFDENDYNEYQLAQQFAKQQGYRLHQVKVSRDDLIDYIEDAAYFSEGLAINGQYVGKFLLNKAIAIDGFKVVMSGEGADEAFMGYAHLLQDYCRHELVGSESKDKLAQLTTTHSLQAGLMLADNHDKKKFNQFVPSFLAAKFNFIQILGELFKGEFADATNQHFYQKRLLAKYSNKLPPSQLANLIWTELALANYILRTLGDGMEMAFSIEGRLPFLDHQLFTFAAGLSTESKLNSLNTKQVLRESLAGVLPSAIINRQKHPFIAPPILSGLSYSRYERIIDCLSTESFKYNPVFDQAKVLRWLKEGWVAPVSEQKRRDPVLMMLLSFAALQNRFKLTDMELC, translated from the coding sequence ATGTGCGGGTTAGTCGTTATACAAGATAGTTATCATCGGATTAATAGAAAACTCATTCCTGCTATTCACTGTGCTATGCATCATCGTGGTCCAGATGGCTGTGCTCATTATTATCAGCCTGATTTATTGATGTGTCATAATCGTTTAGCGATTGAGGGTGCTAAAGAAGATTTACAGCCGCTATATAGTGCAGACGGCCAATATATTGCGGTAGTTAATGGTGAGCTGTACCCGTATCAAGCTCTTCGGCAATCACTTCAACAGAAAGGCTATCAATTTCAAACTCAATGCGACAGTGAATTGGTTATTGCACTTTATCAATGCTATGGACTTGACTTTGTCCATCATTTGCGTGGAGAGTTTGCGTTAGTACTTTGGGATAAAAAGCAAGCATTAATAATTGCCGTGCGTGATCGGTTTGGGATTAAGCCATTGTTATATGGCCAAGCAGAATATGGAGAAAAAAATAGTAGTAACAAGCATGTGCGTTGGTATTTAGGCTCTGAAGCAAAAGCATTATTTGCAGCAGGGTTTGTCAGAAAATGGAGTCAACAGGGATTAGCGGAAAGCTTCAGCCACCAATATTTATTACCAGGTAGCAGTTTATTTTCTGGTTTAAAGCAATTACCCCCTGGCCATATGTTGCTTATCAAACAAGGTAATGCTCAATTGTATCAGTATTGGATAATGGACTTTTCACAAAAGTCAAAACCGGAACAGACACTTGAACGCATTATTCAGGCTATCAATATTCGTATACCTTCACAAAAACGTTGCGCCTTTAGCTTAAGTGGTGGATTAGATTCCAGTGCTATTGTCGCATTAGCTGCTAGAGAATTAACTTATGAACCAGATTGTTATAGTGTTGCTTTTGATGAGAATGATTATAACGAATATCAGTTAGCTCAACAGTTCGCTAAACAACAAGGTTATCGTTTGCATCAGGTTAAGGTTAGTAGAGACGACCTAATTGATTATATTGAAGATGCGGCATATTTTTCAGAAGGGTTAGCGATTAATGGTCAGTATGTGGGAAAATTTTTGTTAAATAAAGCAATAGCAATTGACGGCTTTAAAGTGGTGATGTCTGGTGAAGGTGCTGATGAGGCATTTATGGGGTATGCACACTTACTACAAGATTATTGTCGTCATGAGCTGGTGGGTAGTGAAAGTAAAGATAAACTTGCTCAGCTGACAACAACACACTCGTTACAAGCAGGATTAATGCTTGCTGATAATCATGATAAAAAAAAGTTTAATCAGTTTGTTCCTAGTTTTTTAGCAGCAAAATTTAATTTTATCCAAATACTGGGTGAACTCTTTAAGGGGGAATTTGCTGATGCCACTAATCAACATTTTTACCAAAAGCGCTTATTAGCCAAGTATTCGAACAAACTGCCTCCTAGTCAACTAGCAAATTTAATCTGGACTGAGCTTGCATTGGCTAATTATATTTTGCGTACCTTAGGCGATGGAATGGAAATGGCTTTTTCAATCGAAGGCCGACTACCCTTTTTGGATCACCAACTATTTACATTTGCTGCAGGATTGAGTACTGAAAGCAAACTTAATAGCTTGAATACTAAGCAAGTTTTGCGTGAAAGTTTAGCTGGTGTATTGCCAAGTGCCATCATCAATAGGCAAAAACATCCATTTATTGCACCACCTATCTTGAGCGGATTGAGCTACTCGCGTTATGAAAGAATTATTGATTGTTTATCAACCGAATCATTTAAGTATAACCCTGTGTTTGATCAAGCAAAAGTATTACGCTGGCTAAAGGAAGGGTGGGTAGCTCCTGTGTCCGAGCAAAAACGGCGAGACCCTGTTTTAATGATGCTACTGTCATTTGCTGCACTACAAAATCGTTTTAAATTAACTGATATGGAGCTATGTTAG
- a CDS encoding class I SAM-dependent methyltransferase, with translation MFGCSQKKWWYQLYDKNLADILLENTDSLNAKKIINFLQQELGLHSGQKVLDQCCGTGRLALQLAKQHEVVGVDIVPEYIELAAKKANKHKLEIQLYCDDAFNFALPKTADVAINWWTSFGYTADDNLNLQMINRAYESLKVEGHFALDFMNVPKLYRDFQADVMTKIKRNNNCEELVLVRHSEIDFEHDILKKDWYYFIEEGERVHYQSEVKLYSPAQLMSLFEVAGFSRVRLFGDVDGQPLSLDSPRCIVVGQRL, from the coding sequence GTGTTTGGTTGCTCCCAAAAAAAATGGTGGTACCAGCTATACGACAAGAACTTAGCTGATATTTTGTTAGAAAATACTGACTCGCTAAATGCTAAAAAAATAATAAATTTTTTACAGCAGGAGCTTGGTTTACATTCTGGTCAGAAAGTTTTAGATCAATGTTGTGGCACTGGTCGGCTCGCATTGCAACTTGCGAAACAACATGAAGTAGTTGGTGTTGATATAGTCCCTGAATATATTGAGCTTGCAGCCAAAAAAGCCAATAAACATAAACTGGAAATACAGCTTTATTGTGATGATGCTTTTAACTTCGCTTTACCAAAGACAGCAGATGTAGCCATCAATTGGTGGACAAGTTTTGGCTATACGGCAGATGATAACCTTAACCTACAGATGATTAACCGAGCCTATGAATCTTTAAAAGTAGAGGGCCATTTTGCCTTGGACTTTATGAATGTGCCTAAGCTATATCGAGATTTTCAAGCTGATGTGATGACAAAAATCAAAAGGAATAATAACTGTGAGGAACTTGTGCTTGTTCGGCATAGTGAGATCGACTTTGAGCATGATATTCTCAAAAAAGATTGGTACTACTTTATAGAAGAAGGTGAACGTGTTCATTATCAGAGTGAAGTAAAGTTGTATTCTCCTGCTCAACTGATGTCATTATTTGAAGTGGCTGGCTTTTCTCGGGTGAGATTATTTGGTGATGTTGATGGGCAGCCATTGTCGTTGGATAGTCCAAGGTGCATTGTAGTAGGACAGCGGCTATGA
- a CDS encoding AMP-binding protein yields MISLFYQQVLAHPERLALVIGGFKLTYYELWNQANTIACFLKQQGVKPGQVIGLHLSKSNNLVVNQLACWLVGAAFMPLPPDWPVKRKQQFLIYSQAVGIITDSIVIDLMNNGIKQWLVVNIDNGKNSVTNNSYREPLSSDIAYVIFTSGSSGEPKGVLVPFAGLPAVITQQIDFTQLKPGERCLWLHHPGFDASIADIWVTLLAGATLIADNNISPDKLLQFIADNNINYVDLPAVLLSTLDIQLAPNCLHTLLVGGEVCDFEALRNWGQLKRLVIAYGPSETTICSSMYLVSGKESAANWIGQPLKHLQYWVVDDQLQPVSPGQQGELLITGLGVAVGYLNGNRSIRRFVQFKGRKGYRTGDLVRQVEQNFQFLGRLDRQFKLYGQLICPEEIEQMLLRYAYVSEAYVFKYKQQLVAAVAPELDYKLLQAWLLKRFPQWMCPQQWLLLPKLPRSQNQKISQAELVSGYEQQQLKTPACPELTLIRQVLQQPAIQLEDNLQKWSLSSMQWLELLMGLKRLGLQISYQQLLKNVSIKAITEWYSIQRKNRPEGVTNNSNGISADLLNQMLLQYPVIKLTTKKKQYNAVLLTGATGLLGAELLSLLSLQERTIYCLVRGDKSRLYQHCQNQGVNINWSRVVILAGDICQPYLNLTKREWTTVAEQVSDIYLCAADTSLLKDYQQLQKTNVTGTYYVLQLMATGNINQGALPIKDWFNSRLLLKPDFSQLPANVCVDFTPVNYAAKLMLGISQQSESGTFHICNSNPVLASDLALLIGAQSNNRSQLIWQPENPTDPLRLFKMTNMKIVSDVTDHYAQVLKLAFPIVDNNYLQVYLESLWQQ; encoded by the coding sequence ATGATCAGCTTATTTTATCAGCAAGTACTGGCCCATCCTGAAAGATTAGCTTTAGTTATTGGTGGGTTTAAACTGACTTATTATGAACTATGGAATCAGGCCAATACCATAGCCTGTTTTTTAAAACAGCAGGGTGTTAAGCCGGGGCAGGTCATAGGTTTACACTTGTCTAAAAGCAATAACTTGGTTGTTAATCAACTAGCTTGTTGGTTAGTAGGAGCTGCTTTTATGCCGCTTCCACCGGACTGGCCAGTCAAAAGAAAACAGCAATTTCTCATTTATTCTCAAGCAGTTGGTATTATTACCGATTCAATTGTAATTGATTTAATGAATAATGGTATTAAACAGTGGCTGGTTGTTAATATTGATAATGGGAAAAATAGTGTTACAAATAATAGTTATAGAGAACCGCTCTCAAGTGATATAGCGTATGTGATTTTTACTTCAGGGTCTAGTGGTGAACCCAAAGGAGTTTTAGTGCCATTTGCTGGTTTGCCTGCTGTTATTACCCAACAAATCGACTTTACTCAGCTAAAACCCGGTGAACGTTGTTTATGGCTTCATCATCCTGGTTTTGATGCTTCAATTGCCGATATTTGGGTAACTTTATTAGCAGGAGCAACTTTAATTGCTGATAATAATATATCACCTGACAAACTATTGCAGTTTATTGCAGATAATAATATTAACTATGTTGATTTGCCTGCTGTGCTATTATCTACCCTTGATATTCAATTGGCTCCGAATTGTTTGCATACTCTGTTAGTGGGTGGAGAAGTTTGTGACTTTGAAGCATTACGCAATTGGGGACAGTTAAAACGTTTGGTGATCGCTTATGGTCCTTCAGAAACAACAATCTGTAGTAGTATGTATTTGGTATCAGGCAAAGAGTCAGCTGCTAACTGGATTGGTCAACCACTAAAACACCTACAGTATTGGGTGGTGGATGATCAGTTGCAACCAGTATCTCCAGGGCAACAGGGTGAACTGTTAATTACTGGTTTAGGTGTTGCTGTAGGTTATTTAAATGGCAATAGAAGTATTAGGCGGTTTGTTCAATTTAAAGGACGAAAAGGGTATCGAACAGGTGATTTAGTACGTCAGGTTGAGCAAAACTTTCAGTTTTTAGGAAGACTCGATCGTCAATTCAAACTGTATGGTCAATTAATTTGTCCTGAAGAAATTGAGCAGATGTTGTTACGCTATGCTTATGTATCGGAAGCTTATGTCTTTAAATATAAACAACAACTAGTCGCTGCTGTTGCACCTGAGTTGGATTATAAGTTGCTGCAGGCTTGGTTATTAAAACGATTTCCCCAATGGATGTGTCCTCAGCAATGGCTGCTGCTGCCAAAGTTACCCAGAAGTCAAAACCAAAAAATCAGTCAAGCAGAACTTGTTAGTGGCTATGAGCAACAACAACTTAAAACACCTGCTTGTCCTGAACTCACACTGATTCGACAGGTGTTGCAGCAACCTGCCATTCAGCTTGAAGATAATTTACAAAAATGGTCACTCAGCTCAATGCAATGGTTAGAATTATTAATGGGACTAAAGCGATTGGGTTTACAAATATCTTATCAGCAATTATTGAAAAATGTATCCATAAAGGCAATTACTGAGTGGTATAGTATACAACGTAAGAATCGCCCTGAAGGTGTAACTAATAATAGTAACGGGATAAGTGCTGATTTGTTAAATCAAATGTTACTACAATACCCCGTTATTAAGCTAACCACGAAAAAAAAACAGTATAATGCTGTATTATTAACTGGCGCTACAGGGTTGTTAGGGGCTGAATTACTTAGTTTATTGAGTTTGCAAGAACGAACTATTTATTGTCTGGTGCGTGGTGATAAATCAAGGCTGTATCAACATTGTCAAAATCAAGGAGTAAATATTAATTGGAGTAGGGTGGTAATCTTAGCAGGAGATATTTGTCAGCCATACCTAAACTTAACTAAAAGAGAATGGACGACGGTTGCTGAACAAGTCAGTGATATTTACCTCTGTGCGGCAGATACCAGTCTGCTAAAAGACTATCAGCAATTACAAAAAACGAATGTTACTGGTACCTATTATGTATTGCAATTAATGGCAACAGGTAACATCAACCAAGGTGCTTTACCAATTAAAGATTGGTTTAACTCCCGTTTACTGTTAAAGCCAGATTTTAGTCAATTGCCTGCCAATGTCTGTGTTGATTTTACTCCAGTTAACTATGCTGCAAAATTAATGTTGGGTATTAGCCAGCAAAGTGAGTCGGGCACTTTTCATATTTGCAATTCCAATCCTGTGTTAGCAAGTGATTTAGCATTACTGATTGGTGCTCAATCAAACAATCGAAGCCAGCTTATTTGGCAGCCTGAAAACCCTACGGATCCCTTGCGTTTATTTAAAATGACAAATATGAAAATAGTGTCGGATGTTACTGATCACTATGCTCAAGTATTAAAGTTAGCTTTTCCTATAGTAGATAATAATTATCTGCAAGTATATTTGGAATCTTTATGGCAACAGTAA